The following coding sequences are from one Gossypium hirsutum isolate 1008001.06 chromosome A12, Gossypium_hirsutum_v2.1, whole genome shotgun sequence window:
- the LOC107922937 gene encoding protein S-acyltransferase 18, whose translation MMRIMRRHGWQRPLHPLQMVGMAVFSFLVVAFYTFLGLLLGNRIAEITTTTVFSFVAFSVIFLFVRCTAIDPTDKTSFKKKIKGKSKGILKPNYGFILTQIVVRFFRRLEKKILRTFIRRKYLDPWKTNFQMEPLLPFPLVMKNDAVSPDVKEDDNISYCSLCDFEVKNIASIVGLATSVLKVLIIISGQKKLYTSHSSNDFCLANADSRRRHCNCYIY comes from the exons ATGATGAGGATCATGAGACGCCATGGTTGGCAGCGACCTCTCCATCCTTTACAg atgGTGGGAATGGCAGTCTTTAGTTTCCTAGTTGTggcattttatacatttttaggGCTTTTGCTTGGGAACAGAATAGCTGAAATCACTACCACAACGGTCTTTTCCTTTGTG GCATTCTCAGTTATATTCCTGTTTGTTAGGTGTACTGCTATTGATCCTACTGATAAAACCAGCTTTAAGAAGAAGATAAAAGGGAAATCTAAAGGGATTTTGAAGCCAAATTATGGATTCATATTGACCCAGATTGTTGTAAGGTTTTTTAGGAGGCTGGAGAAGAAGATTCTAAGGACTTTTATAAGGAGGAAGTATTTGGATCCATGGAAAACCAATTTCCAAATGGAACCATTGTTACCATTTCCCCTTGTCATGAAAAATGATGCAGTTTCACCTGATGTTAAAGAGGATGATAATATCTCTTATTGTTCTCTATGTGATTTTGAG GTGAAAAACATAGCAAGCATTGTAGGACTTGCAACTAGTGTGTTGAAGGTTTTGATCATCATTTCAGG GCAAAAGAAACTATACACCAGTCATTCTTCTAACGATTTTTGTCTTGCTAATG CTGATTCTAGAAGGAGGCACTGCAATTGCTATATTTATTAG